One region of Hydrogenobaculum sp. Y04AAS1 genomic DNA includes:
- a CDS encoding PDZ domain-containing protein — MKKSYATYSLIVSILLILTSILSSYYNIKSLKIVLNQEMPTIPSSFNENDLMEAISKFAHQKITPQTTSPSSNMEVLAIAYSENPAYSMVLVSSNCGKKVLMVGDSFCGFTIEEIKPFYIIASNDGKTLTLKLSKGAKINSANTPSGLPSLKELLNGSLNQNTYTVNRNELLEITSNPYKMFSDIDLVPTPKGFMFKSVKPGSLFAQMGIRPGDILLSINNESLNSPEDAFRILGTLRNSQSFSVKIIRDNKEITLYYKVE, encoded by the coding sequence TTGAAAAAGTCTTATGCAACATACAGCCTAATAGTTAGTATTTTGCTTATACTTACAAGTATTTTATCTTCTTATTACAATATTAAAAGCCTAAAAATTGTATTGAATCAAGAAATGCCAACGATACCATCTTCTTTTAATGAAAATGATCTAATGGAAGCTATAAGTAAATTTGCACACCAAAAAATAACTCCTCAAACCACTAGCCCAAGCTCAAACATGGAAGTACTTGCTATAGCCTACAGTGAAAATCCCGCTTATTCTATGGTGCTTGTAAGCTCTAATTGTGGTAAAAAAGTGCTTATGGTAGGAGATAGTTTTTGCGGTTTTACAATAGAAGAGATAAAACCTTTTTATATAATAGCAAGCAACGACGGCAAAACCCTTACTCTAAAACTTTCAAAAGGTGCTAAGATAAACAGTGCCAATACACCAAGTGGTCTTCCTTCTTTGAAAGAACTTTTAAACGGTAGCTTAAATCAAAATACTTATACAGTAAATAGAAACGAGCTTCTTGAAATTACATCAAACCCCTATAAGATGTTTAGCGATATAGACCTTGTACCCACTCCAAAGGGTTTTATGTTTAAAAGCGTAAAACCAGGATCGCTTTTTGCCCAGATGGGTATAAGACCAGGTGATATACTTCTTTCTATAAACAATGAAAGTCTAAACTCTCCAGAAGATGCTTTTAGAATATTAGGTACATTAAGAAACAGCCAAAGCTTCAGCGTAAAAATCATAAGGGACAACAAAGAGATAACCCTTTATTACAAAGTAGAATGA